TGGGCCACTGGCTACGATTTTCGTAAACATATAGCTGATGTTTGGTAGGTAAGGCATCGGAGTTAATTCGCTCAACTCTGCTAAAGTAAGCTTCGTAGCGTTCAAAGTATTCCAGACCAGGGGCGCGGACATGATATTCCTCTTTAGGGTTAGGTTCAGGATATTCAATAGTTTGCTCTGCCACTAAAGGTACAGGTAATATGGCAATTCCCTTGGGTTTTAAAATACGACGAATTTCCGCGATCGCTTTTAAATCGTCAGGAATATGTTCTAAAACATGAGAAGCAAAAACAAAATCGTAGCTTTGATCGGCAAAAGGAAGATTTTGTAAATCTACCCGATGATCTACCTCTGGCATATAAAGATCGGCTGTCTCGTATCTACCAAATTTATCGGCAAAATAACCTCGAAAAAAATTTTCAGGCGCAAAATGAAGCATACTCAAAGTCGAAGTATCGAGCTTTGATAATAACTGGTCAACTACTAAATATTGAATACGATGTCTTTCTAAAGCTCTACATTTGGGACATTGAGCGTGCTTGCGCCAAGCAGTAGCAGCTTTCAAATCTTTAAAAGCACCAGTGTAGTTGCAGACTGGACAATTAAATTGTTCTTTATGGCGATTTTGTAATTTAAAGACCCAAGATTTGACTTCTTTTTTTAATTCTCTTGCTTGGTTTTTTAGATTCATGATCTTGGCAAGTCGCAAATTTCAGTTAATAGTAATTTACGCTATTTTTACCTGATTACGTATCAACTTTCGCGATTGAGCTTGCCTTGTTTTAGCCTTTTAATCGATACTACAATCGTAGTTAGGCTGAAAATTATTGATCGCATCTGATTGCAACCTGATAGTTCCGTCCTTCCCAGCTATTACAGTCGCTCCAGAAAAAGGTAAACTCAACTAATAATGTTTCCAGCTTTTGAATCGGAATATCGACAAAATAAATTGCTAAATTTGTAGAACTTGAGAACGTTTCTTCAATCGTCTGCCAGTCATTCCACGTCCAATGCAATTTAAATGCGCGACCGCACTGAATTCGCAGTAAAGATTTAGGCTTGACTTGTGCCACTTGTCGATTAAACTGCCAAACTTCAATTTGCCAGCGATCGCTGGTTTTTTGGTAACGTTCGACAACTTCGGGAATTAAATCGAAAAGGCGATCGTCACGAACCGAGCGCAATAATTTAATATACTCCGCATGGGACCACATCAAGGGCATCGCCGAACCTGTAGGTGTACCTAAGTACATATGGGCATCGGGGATATCGGGCGCATCCCAAACTTGCTCTGGTAGTAACGCCGTATCGTCTGCCATTTTTTCCATAGCGCGAATAAATGGTTTGGGATCTCGACGGGCTGCTAATTCGTATACTCCTCTCTCGCCTGTTAGTAGCGTCCAAGACCGCCCCGTACCCCAACCATCCCAAGCACTACCATCTTCTCGTTGTCCGTGTCCATCGTGATTATAGCGTTTCCATACAGGGCCAAAGGGAGTTTCGGTTTTTAGTATTTTATCTACCACTTTAAGAGAGTCTACAATCAAAGGATCGTCAGCAGAGCGAATGCCATAGCGTACTAATTCGAGAAAACTGGGATCGACAATTTCTTTGGCGGGAAATTCTTGTTGGGAATCTGGATGGCGATGGGGAATTTTTAGCATACCCTGGTTAGGATTCTCATTGGGCTGAGGATCGTTAACGTCGGCTGGATTAATGCGGATATAGTACCGTTGGATCTCTGGGTCTAGTGTACCTTCTGTAGTTACCGTCCAAGCTTCGATATGTGTCTCCAAAAAGTCGGCATAATCTTCAATAAACCGTGCTGTATCCTCGTCACCAGCTTCTTTTGCCCAGGTAGCAGCACAAATAAGGGCAGCAATGGTTACGGCTAAAGTAGCTGGAGAAAACCCACTCGACTGTTCCCATCTTTCTTGTTGAGTTACGGGACTTTGAAGAATTAAATATTTAGCTGCTGAAATTACTGTAAAATAAGCATCGAATTGACCCAAAGCCTTGGCTTGTTTGAGATGCCAGGCTAACATAATTGGCTTTGCCACCTCATCTAGCTGAAGTCCTCGCCTCTTTACTTCACCATCGACGTAAAAGTTTTGGGCAAAACCCCCATCTGGATGTTGGGAATTGGCTAGATAAATTAAAACTCTTAGGGGTGTGTCAGTCTCACCTGCTGCTAAGGCGCCGATCGCACTGTTGACTAAATCTCGTGGCCAAACATAGTGATAGCCACCATATTCGCTATCGTCTCCTTTTACTTGCCCCCAGGGAATAGAAAGGGAGGCAATCATCGCACCTGGATATTGTTTATCTTCGTGAGCGAGTAAGACACTAAAGCTATTGCGGTAAAGTTTGCCGTTATCTTGAGTTACTTCTTCTAAAGGCAGAATTTGATCGTGAGTTCGATTCCATTGGTCGATAAAACGCTCTTTGTGCTGTTTAAAGGGAATACCCAAAGATTGGAAAAGATTAGTTGTCGCTCGGTGCAGAGTATTGCCAAAAGCAATTGTTAGCGTGAATTCAGTTTTTTCTGACAGGTCGAGTTCTCCCATCAAAGCCACATTACCATCCTCGGCGCAATCGAATTCCCAATCCATCTGATAATTATCGGCTAAGTCAGTCCAGCCATCGCTGTGTCCGACATAACCGCAAGAAAGACGTTTAAAAGGAACTGTGGCTGATATAGCTAGCCAAGTATTGTCTTTTTGGGCTACCAAAATTTCTCGTCCCGCTGCTATGATTACATACGCATTATTATGCTTACCTCCATCATTCAAGTGAGGCGCACAAAGAGCATAAAGCTTTAGTCGAGCGAGATATTCTGGACTACCAGTCAGCCAAGTATGCTGCAAAATACAGGGTAGGTGAGGATCGCTGATAATTTCCTTGTGAATTGTGTAATTTCCATTGGGATCGTCATTAGTAACGTAGTAACCTAAAGCGTTTTTGTCTATTTCTTGGATTTTAGTTTTTAAATGACGCTTTTCTTCATGAAAGAAACTTTC
This DNA window, taken from Pleurocapsa sp. FMAR1, encodes the following:
- a CDS encoding class I SAM-dependent methyltransferase — encoded protein: MNLKNQARELKKEVKSWVFKLQNRHKEQFNCPVCNYTGAFKDLKAATAWRKHAQCPKCRALERHRIQYLVVDQLLSKLDTSTLSMLHFAPENFFRGYFADKFGRYETADLYMPEVDHRVDLQNLPFADQSYDFVFASHVLEHIPDDLKAIAEIRRILKPKGIAILPVPLVAEQTIEYPEPNPKEEYHVRAPGLEYFERYEAYFSRVERINSDALPTKHQLYVYENRSQWPSKDCPLRLAMEGERFLDVVPICYV
- a CDS encoding glycoside hydrolase family 15 protein, whose amino-acid sequence is MVNFRGQNQAFGHPGIEPRWTQGNKQGVGTAYSTSSRIWFTLWNGVITEVYYPTIDRPQIRDLQYLVSDGESFFHEEKRHLKTKIQEIDKNALGYYVTNDDPNGNYTIHKEIISDPHLPCILQHTWLTGSPEYLARLKLYALCAPHLNDGGKHNNAYVIIAAGREILVAQKDNTWLAISATVPFKRLSCGYVGHSDGWTDLADNYQMDWEFDCAEDGNVALMGELDLSEKTEFTLTIAFGNTLHRATTNLFQSLGIPFKQHKERFIDQWNRTHDQILPLEEVTQDNGKLYRNSFSVLLAHEDKQYPGAMIASLSIPWGQVKGDDSEYGGYHYVWPRDLVNSAIGALAAGETDTPLRVLIYLANSQHPDGGFAQNFYVDGEVKRRGLQLDEVAKPIMLAWHLKQAKALGQFDAYFTVISAAKYLILQSPVTQQERWEQSSGFSPATLAVTIAALICAATWAKEAGDEDTARFIEDYADFLETHIEAWTVTTEGTLDPEIQRYYIRINPADVNDPQPNENPNQGMLKIPHRHPDSQQEFPAKEIVDPSFLELVRYGIRSADDPLIVDSLKVVDKILKTETPFGPVWKRYNHDGHGQREDGSAWDGWGTGRSWTLLTGERGVYELAARRDPKPFIRAMEKMADDTALLPEQVWDAPDIPDAHMYLGTPTGSAMPLMWSHAEYIKLLRSVRDDRLFDLIPEVVERYQKTSDRWQIEVWQFNRQVAQVKPKSLLRIQCGRAFKLHWTWNDWQTIEETFSSSTNLAIYFVDIPIQKLETLLVEFTFFWSDCNSWEGRNYQVAIRCDQ